The following are encoded in a window of uncultured Ilyobacter sp. genomic DNA:
- a CDS encoding Rha family transcriptional regulator: MTDLIKIENNKEHGLVVSSRVVAEQLGKRHDHVIRDLEVILTTPDLGALIIHSEYKGGNGQMRKEYFLTKDGFILYMFNIQGHNDFKLAYINKFNEMEKQLKELYVPKSLPEALRAYADAVEEKEKQKLLAIEKQKTIDMLVHENKLYTTTEIAKEMGFKSAIALNIELGERKIQFKANGTWVLYSKYSDLGYVSIKQNVLDTGKIVYDRKWTGEGRKFLLEMFQIAA, from the coding sequence ATGACTGATTTAATCAAAATAGAAAATAATAAGGAACATGGATTGGTGGTTTCCAGCAGAGTAGTGGCTGAGCAATTGGGAAAGAGACATGACCATGTAATTAGAGATTTAGAGGTTATTTTAACCACCCCAGATTTGGGGGCGTTAATTATTCATAGTGAATACAAGGGTGGAAATGGTCAGATGAGAAAGGAGTATTTTCTCACAAAAGATGGCTTCATACTCTATATGTTTAATATCCAGGGACACAATGATTTTAAGCTGGCTTATATAAATAAATTTAATGAAATGGAAAAGCAGCTAAAAGAATTATATGTTCCTAAGTCACTTCCTGAAGCTCTAAGAGCCTATGCAGATGCAGTGGAGGAGAAAGAAAAACAGAAGTTATTGGCAATTGAGAAGCAAAAGACTATTGATATGTTGGTACATGAAAACAAGCTGTATACAACTACTGAAATAGCAAAGGAAATGGGTTTTAAAAGTGCCATAGCTTTAAATATAGAACTTGGTGAAAGAAAGATACAGTTTAAGGCAAATGGAACCTGGGTGCTCTATTCTAAATACTCAGATCTTGGTTATGTATCTATAAAGCAAAATGTTTTAGATACAGGGAAGATAGTCTATGACAGAAAATGGACTGGAGAAGGCAGAAAGTTCCTGCTAGAAATGTTTCAAATAGCTGCATAA
- a CDS encoding phage tail sheath family protein yields MVNHGVNTGETPTSIASIIQSGNTAIIVGTAPVNMASDPKVNVPVLCYTEKEAIAAFGYHDNWKDYSLCEAISVFFRLFKVGPVVLVNVLDPEIHKEGIVDKEITFTDGVAVVDDIGVLLNTLDLTYVSDSTQKTLGTDYTAAFKEDGTVTLVALNITDGAYKVSFDKLKPSLVDEDDIIGGVDAITFKNEGFATIPQVFTKFNRVPNIGLAPGWTHKPAVAQSLVSSMRNINEVFNGIALTDIDADTVDNYTKVAEWKNDNSYIHETQYNFWPRACIGTKIYHISTLVAASMYKVDQDNNDIPYESPSNKALNTTGICLENGTEVDLILGQANYLNDNGVATSINFNNGWRLWGNRTGCYPLNTDVKDNTISCKRMFIWDNNNFTLTFWLDVDKPADNKLMDKIVDSYNDYYNGLVTKSVILGGRIEFNSEDNPTTSLIDGKYYFKRYMTPVGVAECIESDLEYDVEYLQNLFGGGN; encoded by the coding sequence ATGGTAAATCATGGAGTTAATACAGGAGAGACACCAACTTCCATAGCCAGTATTATTCAGAGTGGTAATACTGCCATAATTGTAGGGACAGCACCAGTCAATATGGCATCTGATCCAAAGGTAAATGTTCCGGTTCTTTGTTACACAGAGAAGGAAGCTATAGCCGCCTTTGGTTATCACGATAACTGGAAAGACTACTCTCTATGTGAGGCAATAAGTGTATTTTTTAGGCTGTTTAAAGTAGGACCTGTTGTTTTGGTAAATGTGCTGGATCCTGAGATACACAAAGAAGGGATAGTGGACAAAGAGATTACTTTTACAGATGGCGTGGCTGTCGTGGATGATATAGGGGTTCTTCTAAATACTTTGGATCTGACTTATGTGTCAGACAGTACTCAAAAAACTTTAGGAACAGACTATACAGCTGCTTTTAAAGAGGATGGGACCGTAACACTGGTGGCACTCAATATTACAGACGGGGCCTATAAAGTGAGTTTTGATAAATTGAAACCTAGTCTAGTGGATGAGGACGATATTATAGGGGGAGTGGATGCGATAACCTTTAAAAATGAAGGATTTGCAACTATTCCACAGGTATTTACTAAATTTAACAGGGTTCCCAATATTGGACTGGCTCCAGGATGGACTCATAAACCTGCAGTGGCACAGTCACTGGTGTCTTCTATGAGAAATATCAATGAGGTTTTCAACGGAATTGCTTTAACAGATATTGATGCCGATACTGTGGATAATTACACCAAAGTTGCTGAGTGGAAGAATGACAACAGCTATATTCACGAGACCCAGTATAACTTTTGGCCAAGGGCCTGTATTGGTACCAAGATTTATCATATATCTACCTTAGTGGCTGCTTCTATGTATAAAGTGGATCAAGATAATAATGATATTCCATATGAATCTCCATCAAATAAAGCACTTAATACCACAGGAATTTGTCTTGAAAACGGGACAGAGGTAGATCTTATTCTTGGGCAGGCAAATTATCTTAATGATAATGGCGTAGCAACTTCTATAAACTTCAATAATGGATGGAGGTTATGGGGAAATAGGACAGGCTGCTATCCATTAAATACAGATGTCAAAGATAATACTATCTCCTGCAAAAGGATGTTTATCTGGGACAACAATAATTTTACACTTACTTTCTGGTTGGATGTAGATAAGCCGGCAGACAATAAGTTGATGGATAAGATAGTGGATAGCTATAACGATTACTATAACGGACTTGTGACTAAAAGTGTAATCCTTGGAGGAAGAATTGAATTCAATAGTGAAGATAATCCGACAACCAGTCTGATTGACGGAAAGTATTACTTCAAAAGATACATGACCCCTGTGGGAGTAGCTGAGTGTATAGAATCTGATCTGGAATACGATGTTGAATACTTACAGAACTTGTTTGGAGGTGGTAACTAA
- a CDS encoding phage portal protein, with protein MNLMDKGISYFNPEKALKRTKARAQISMLDRNFNNNDQGYGRSGASRVKNALKAFFTKKGGPDKDIVENLELLRQRSRSLYMGVPIAAGILKKYRTSVVGQGLVPKPNLNSENLGISEEEARKIEKQLKREFNAWAKSQNADAMRMHNFYVLQGLVMLSWVMNGDVFVIPKLKARKGVKNKLCVQVIEADRIKNPLGSFDEAIKEGVEIDEDGEIAAYHIANKHPGDATVTETVRVEAYNKFGRRNILHIFEPERPDQRRGVPLLAPVIESLKQIGRYSEAELMAAVVSGMFTVFIEQGVEDEEIDPGQYGMDEEERAFREESEKIELGNGAINILKPGEKVNSANPGRPNANYKLFVDSIYEEIGSGIEMPKEVMLNHFTSSYTAARASLEEAWRRFLSVREILVNYFCQPIYEEFILGQVAKGKLKLPGYFDDEIMRKEYSRATWVGPNKISIDPFKEMRASEIALDLNITNREIISQEKGYDFDEVITQKLREDKYIRENTPEGGTGEEE; from the coding sequence ATGAACTTAATGGACAAGGGAATATCTTATTTCAATCCTGAAAAGGCATTGAAGCGGACTAAGGCAAGAGCCCAGATATCTATGTTGGATAGAAATTTTAATAATAATGATCAAGGGTATGGAAGATCAGGAGCCAGCAGGGTAAAAAATGCCTTGAAAGCATTCTTCACCAAAAAGGGAGGGCCTGATAAGGACATAGTTGAAAATCTGGAACTTCTAAGACAGAGATCAAGATCATTGTACATGGGCGTACCTATAGCTGCAGGAATCTTGAAAAAATATAGGACCAGTGTGGTGGGTCAGGGCCTTGTTCCTAAACCAAATCTAAATTCTGAAAACTTAGGAATAAGTGAGGAAGAGGCAAGAAAGATAGAGAAACAATTAAAAAGAGAGTTTAACGCCTGGGCCAAGTCCCAGAATGCAGATGCAATGAGAATGCATAATTTTTATGTCCTTCAGGGACTGGTGATGCTTAGCTGGGTTATGAACGGAGATGTATTTGTCATACCTAAGCTCAAAGCTAGAAAAGGAGTTAAGAATAAATTATGTGTCCAGGTTATAGAGGCAGATAGAATTAAAAACCCTTTGGGCAGCTTTGATGAGGCTATAAAAGAAGGGGTGGAAATAGATGAAGATGGAGAAATAGCTGCCTATCACATAGCAAATAAGCATCCTGGAGATGCAACGGTAACAGAAACAGTAAGAGTGGAGGCATATAACAAATTTGGAAGAAGAAACATACTTCATATATTTGAACCGGAAAGACCGGATCAGCGGAGAGGGGTTCCACTACTTGCACCGGTAATAGAGAGTCTGAAACAAATTGGAAGATATAGTGAGGCAGAACTGATGGCCGCTGTAGTCAGTGGGATGTTTACAGTATTTATAGAACAGGGGGTAGAAGATGAAGAGATAGATCCCGGGCAGTATGGAATGGACGAAGAGGAACGTGCATTTCGAGAAGAAAGCGAGAAGATTGAACTTGGAAACGGAGCTATCAACATATTAAAACCTGGAGAAAAAGTAAACTCAGCAAATCCAGGAAGACCTAATGCCAATTATAAACTTTTTGTAGACTCAATCTATGAAGAGATAGGTTCAGGTATAGAGATGCCAAAAGAAGTGATGCTAAATCATTTTACAAGCAGCTACACCGCAGCTAGGGCATCTTTGGAAGAAGCCTGGAGAAGATTTCTAAGTGTAAGGGAGATACTGGTTAATTATTTTTGTCAGCCAATATATGAAGAGTTTATTCTGGGACAAGTGGCAAAAGGAAAACTGAAACTACCGGGATATTTCGATGATGAAATCATGAGAAAAGAGTATTCCAGAGCAACTTGGGTAGGGCCTAATAAGATCAGTATTGATCCATTTAAAGAGATGAGGGCAAGTGAGATAGCTCTTGATTTAAATATAACCAACAGGGAGATTATTTCTCAGGAGAAAGGATATGATTTTGATGAAGTGATAACTCAAAAGCTAAGAGAGGACAAATATATCAGGGAGAACACCCCGGAAGGAGGGACTGGTGAAGAAGAATAA
- a CDS encoding phage major tail tube protein: MLGGIPTSLQGFSLYIDALKEVGTVDLELPNIQFMTDTLSGSGIAGEIEVPVPGLTQSMTLKIKKRAVNQQFTTLLAPRNHLLTFRGNMNMADPEHPVKKSKNRKIRVVANVTPKSMNIGKAEVAKSMDTEAEFEVASIIVFVDEVANLHIDKFNNKFVVDGVNYLDDDNFL; encoded by the coding sequence ATGCTAGGAGGAATACCTACGTCTCTGCAGGGCTTTAGTTTGTATATAGATGCATTAAAGGAAGTGGGAACAGTCGATCTTGAACTGCCTAATATCCAGTTTATGACAGATACTCTTTCAGGTTCTGGAATAGCAGGAGAAATAGAAGTCCCAGTACCTGGACTTACTCAGTCAATGACACTGAAGATAAAAAAGAGAGCTGTAAATCAGCAATTTACAACACTACTTGCACCAAGGAATCATCTTTTAACTTTCAGGGGAAACATGAACATGGCGGACCCAGAGCATCCTGTAAAAAAATCTAAAAATAGAAAGATTAGAGTGGTGGCCAATGTCACGCCTAAAAGTATGAATATAGGAAAGGCAGAGGTTGCCAAGTCCATGGATACAGAAGCTGAGTTTGAAGTAGCCAGTATCATAGTATTTGTAGATGAAGTTGCAAATTTACATATTGATAAATTTAATAATAAATTTGTCGTGGATGGAGTTAATTATCTTGATGACGATAATTTCTTATAA
- a CDS encoding phage tail protein: MITVDIKELEKARKELEGINNGLEIVVARAVKTAAREAKKAAVNRVAEEFFIDKKPVSDSINIKNPTVENPVVEISNNRKKDTFTLKRFKVEVPLNGPIKVAQSRSGGLKELKRGFLMAPKSQPGNIQVFRREGKKRYPIEVQRGYSTGGMLNAENISDYVEEVAQEKIYGQIDKEVSKFFNKKGE; the protein is encoded by the coding sequence ATGATTACAGTGGATATAAAAGAACTGGAAAAAGCTCGTAAGGAACTTGAAGGAATAAACAATGGTCTTGAAATTGTAGTAGCTCGTGCTGTCAAAACAGCAGCACGAGAAGCTAAAAAAGCTGCAGTAAATCGTGTAGCTGAAGAGTTCTTCATAGATAAAAAACCTGTGAGTGACAGTATTAATATCAAAAATCCGACAGTAGAAAATCCAGTAGTAGAGATAAGTAACAATAGAAAAAAAGACACTTTTACCCTTAAAAGATTTAAGGTGGAGGTTCCGCTTAACGGACCCATAAAGGTAGCTCAGAGCAGGAGTGGAGGGCTGAAAGAGTTGAAAAGAGGATTCTTGATGGCTCCCAAAAGTCAACCTGGGAACATCCAGGTTTTTAGAAGAGAAGGTAAAAAAAGATATCCTATAGAAGTGCAGAGAGGATATTCTACCGGGGGAATGCTTAATGCTGAAAATATCTCAGACTATGTAGAAGAGGTGGCCCAAGAGAAGATATATGGCCAAATAGATAAAGAAGTATCTAAATTCTTTAATAAGAAGGGGGAATAA
- a CDS encoding head maturation protease, ClpP-related: protein MKKNKKYWEFRNKENKGTELRIYGEITKFSWWDETVVTASDFARELEDLQDTDSINLCINSPGGSVTEAHAIYNMLKRYAKANNVKITTYIDGVAASAASYIAMAGDEICMGLGASLMIHNVNGGAWGESKDLRKTADLMDKLKENIIDIYVTQSNLSREVISNLMNEETWMTPEEALEYGFIDKIETYETISDDDIDNLFTREITNSIRALPPRVNELRNVKKQAKPVINQKPKGEDIVDINTIRNDHPDLYQKIREEAVLEERNRMKALDAVPAHNQEAIDMINKAKYEEPQSAEKVAYNIVTSDSFKAHREIVELENEQKISRSGEIKPLPPQNNKNEKDEKMVNSIVEKINKMRGQ from the coding sequence GTGAAGAAGAATAAGAAGTATTGGGAGTTTAGAAATAAAGAGAATAAGGGGACAGAGCTTCGAATCTATGGAGAAATAACAAAATTTTCATGGTGGGATGAAACTGTAGTAACTGCTTCGGATTTTGCAAGAGAACTGGAGGACCTGCAAGATACAGATTCTATAAATCTATGTATAAATTCTCCTGGAGGAAGCGTCACAGAAGCTCATGCTATATATAACATGCTGAAAAGGTATGCCAAGGCAAATAATGTGAAGATAACAACTTATATAGATGGAGTTGCAGCTAGTGCAGCCAGCTATATTGCCATGGCAGGAGACGAGATTTGTATGGGCCTTGGAGCTTCTCTTATGATCCATAATGTGAATGGCGGTGCATGGGGCGAGAGTAAGGACCTGAGAAAGACAGCGGACCTCATGGATAAGCTCAAGGAGAATATTATAGATATCTATGTGACTCAATCCAACCTTTCCAGAGAGGTGATAAGCAACCTTATGAATGAAGAGACCTGGATGACTCCGGAAGAGGCATTGGAATATGGCTTTATAGACAAGATAGAGACCTATGAAACGATAAGTGATGATGATATAGACAATCTTTTTACAAGAGAGATTACAAACAGTATAAGAGCTTTACCGCCAAGGGTAAATGAGCTACGAAACGTTAAGAAACAAGCAAAACCTGTAATAAATCAAAAACCAAAAGGAGAGGATATCGTGGATATAAACACTATCAGAAATGACCACCCAGATTTGTATCAGAAGATCAGAGAAGAGGCAGTATTGGAAGAAAGAAACCGGATGAAGGCTCTAGATGCAGTGCCGGCTCACAATCAGGAAGCTATCGACATGATAAACAAAGCCAAGTATGAAGAACCACAATCTGCTGAAAAAGTAGCGTATAACATCGTTACATCAGATTCTTTTAAAGCTCATAGAGAAATTGTTGAATTGGAAAACGAGCAGAAAATTAGCAGAAGCGGAGAGATCAAACCTCTTCCACCTCAAAATAACAAAAATGAGAAGGATGAGAAAATGGTCAATTCCATAGTAGAAAAAATCAATAAAATGAGGGGGCAGTAG
- a CDS encoding major capsid protein codes for MYDLKVLIAALSQSKKVNPFLWNLLVKGTKEHSNTKFEVHVRKSKRKITPFVGPNLPGVFLGKEEFSINEYQPPMVKPFRVAHANELFKQKFGQTIYGDTVTSQDLALDTIASELADLDDVITRKEILMLGELLSTGKMAIQGKGVSREAISYGTDPENFEELLGTDAWNDAGSDPLADMERWQMLVLKKTGLLIDSIILTPKAKKYFMDHEKVKEKLKYTESNVLRVQPRRLGDGASYLGTIPELNLDIYSYVDWYTNDAGEEVSILEDGGVLACKAKSVTLHYGAISQIAGESKARQIYIGKRIPKHWVDEDADLEKIRLAAAPLPVLDDADAIVFSKVVSGV; via the coding sequence ATGTACGATTTAAAAGTTTTAATAGCAGCATTGAGTCAATCTAAAAAGGTAAATCCGTTTTTATGGAACCTTTTAGTTAAAGGGACAAAAGAACACAGCAATACAAAGTTTGAAGTACATGTAAGAAAATCCAAAAGAAAAATAACTCCTTTTGTAGGGCCTAATCTCCCTGGTGTATTTTTAGGGAAAGAAGAATTTTCAATAAATGAGTATCAGCCGCCTATGGTAAAGCCTTTTAGAGTGGCTCATGCAAATGAACTTTTCAAACAGAAATTTGGACAGACAATATATGGAGATACTGTAACCTCTCAAGACCTAGCTTTGGATACTATAGCATCTGAGCTTGCAGATCTTGATGATGTTATAACTAGAAAAGAAATCCTTATGCTTGGAGAGCTTCTTTCTACTGGTAAGATGGCCATTCAAGGAAAAGGAGTATCGAGAGAGGCTATATCTTACGGTACGGACCCAGAAAACTTTGAAGAACTTCTGGGAACTGATGCATGGAATGATGCTGGAAGTGATCCTCTGGCTGATATGGAAAGATGGCAGATGCTGGTTCTTAAGAAGACGGGGCTTCTCATAGACTCCATTATTCTGACACCAAAAGCTAAAAAATACTTTATGGATCATGAAAAAGTCAAAGAAAAACTTAAATATACAGAAAGCAATGTGCTCAGAGTGCAGCCTAGAAGACTAGGAGACGGTGCATCATATCTTGGGACTATCCCTGAATTGAATTTGGATATTTATTCTTATGTGGACTGGTATACAAATGATGCCGGGGAAGAGGTAAGTATACTTGAAGATGGAGGAGTCTTAGCTTGTAAGGCTAAGAGTGTGACATTGCATTATGGTGCAATAAGTCAAATAGCTGGAGAGTCTAAGGCAAGACAGATATACATAGGAAAAAGAATTCCTAAACATTGGGTGGATGAAGATGCAGACCTTGAAAAGATAAGACTTGCAGCGGCTCCACTTCCTGTTTTGGATGATGCAGATGCTATCGTATTTTCTAAAGTAGTATCAGGGGTGTAA
- a CDS encoding DUF6148 family protein: MYTLEEAKEKLRMWLDAEEAIAVAGQEYEINNGRRLTRADIREVGKRIDYWKRQVAILEGKTRRSFRAIPRDV; the protein is encoded by the coding sequence ATGTATACGTTAGAGGAAGCAAAAGAAAAACTTCGAATGTGGCTGGATGCAGAGGAAGCTATAGCGGTAGCCGGTCAGGAATATGAGATAAACAACGGACGTAGGCTGACAAGGGCTGATATAAGGGAAGTGGGAAAGAGGATAGACTACTGGAAAAGACAAGTGGCTATACTTGAAGGAAAAACAAGGCGGAGCTTTCGGGCAATACCTAGAGATGTGTAG